One window of the Falco biarmicus isolate bFalBia1 chromosome Z, bFalBia1.pri, whole genome shotgun sequence genome contains the following:
- the LOC130142330 gene encoding B-cell differentiation antigen CD72-like has protein sequence MAQSVVYADLKFAMAPPLTSPTCHAAPDEDDSPYENVPPAPVPVAPSPGRRPRHWRVAVRLLAASLLLLVATVVALGTCYWQVTHSLQDASREHAAERGRLSQEVRAQEQSLEQMRLELAWAMAELQRAWREGNSSRQELGNLNVKLGHTRQELAVLQEEMQEVQGELRASKSTVSSLRACVNTDCCPSGWVLYRGKCLFISMSRKTWWESRHDCRMKSAQLLVQGNWPTWTLPQFLVMSDNTYWIAERDQNPHNKHEGWDTDLYKGSWPKTCARILFNRMSYSNCLNNFSWICEKPPDLSSPLETL, from the exons ATGGCCCAGAGCGTGGTCTACGCTGACCTGAAGTTTGCCATGGCCCCCCCACTCACCTCCCCCACCTGCCACGCAGCCCCCGATGAGGATGACAGCCCCTATGAGAACGTGCCGCCGGCACCGGTGCCCGTGGCACCCAGCCCAG GGCGCCGGCCCCGGCATTGGCGTGTCGCTgtgaggctgctggcagccagcctgctgctgctggtggccaccGTGGTGGCCCTGGGGACTTGCT ACTGGCAGGTCACCCACAGCCTGCAGGATGCCTCCCGGGAGCACGCGGCTGAGCGGGGCCGCCTCTCGCAGGAGGTGAGGGCACaggagcagagcctggagcaGATGCGGCTGGAGCTGGCGTGGGccatggcagagctgcagcgAGCGTGGCGGGAGGGCAACAGCAGCCGGCAGGAGCTGGGCAACCTGAACGTCAAGCTGGGGCAcaccaggcaggagctggctgtgctgcaggaggagatgcAGGAGGTGCAGGGGGAGCTCAGGGCCAGCAAGAGTACTGTGAGCAGCCTGCGTGCCTGCGTGAATACAG ATTGCTGCCCCTCAGGCTGGGTGCTCTACAGGGGCAAGTGCCTCTTCATCTCGATGAGCAGGAAGACGTGGTGGGAAAGCCGTCATGACTGCAGAATGAAATCCGCTCAGCTGCTGGTCCAAGGCAACTGGCCAACCTGGACACTGCCG CAATTTTTGGTGATGAGTGATAACACATACTGGATTGCAGAGAGAGATCAAAATCCTCATAATAAACATGAGGGGTGGGATACAGATCTGTATAAAGG AAGTTGGCCCAAGACTTGTGCAAGAATATTGTTTAACAGGATGAGCTACTCCAACTGCTTAAACAATTTTTCATGGATCTGTGAAAAGCCCCCAGATCTGAGCAGCCCATTGGAGACCCTCTAG
- the LOC130143126 gene encoding uncharacterized protein LOC130143126 isoform X1, translated as MPRGRAWTQAEVSSLLALVGGSGEAALLMASTSRPNEALWREISRELTAAGYRRSVAQCRSKWKALKQAFHSEREKRRRAGHHSPRLPPHYRAMKSIWKAAGQPVFGERRMPDLVKQPPRKHRSAHATCSPSSPKSPEQDVGEDAAGILLSPLLQCVKAKTENAASGDHIAGMPPAPPAMPHASHCFPLLPLLGCHTALKQEGAEQKPGFPGEMSLGMGRGNQVLPVAATALGTPRMAAISEQLAEGEEASDTSLHGSNVAGLLQSVQQLLVQILQTSRQQQALLESLASDTVSHLHLLSHSLVRVGETLHQLLLRPQTHPSPLGHYVPHVPLFEGGPGEPCSASTPHTSSDHKEEPRASPAAGCTPP; from the exons ATGCCCCGCGGGCGAGCCTGGACGCAGGCGGAGGTCAGCAGCCTCCTGGCGCTGGTGGGGGGCTCGGGGGAGGCCGCCCTGCTCATGGCCTCCACGTCGCGACCCAACGAGGCTCTGTGGCGGGAGATCTCCCGGGAGCTGACGGCAGCCGGATACAGGCGCAGCGTGGCCCAGTGCCGGTCCAAGTGGAAGGCACTCAAGCAGGCTTTCCACTCCGAGCGGGAGAAGCGCCGGAGGGCAGGACACCACTCGCCCCGTCTGCCCCCACACTACCGAGCCATGAAGAGCATCTGGAAGGCAGCCGGGCAGCCCGTCTTCGGGGAGCGGAGGATGCCAG aCCTGGTGAAGCAGCCCCCCAGGAAGCACAGGTCAGCCCATGCTACCTGCTCTCCATCCTCACCCAAATCACCAG AGCAAGATGTTGGCGAGGATGCTGCGGGCATACTGCTGTCCCCGCTGCTGCAGTGTGTGAAGGCCAAGACAGAGAACG CAGCCAGTGGGGACCACATCGCTGGAATGCCGCCTGCTCCCCCTGCCATGCCAC ATGCCAGTCACtgtttccctctgcttcccctcctGG GCTGTCACACTGCCCTGAAGCAGGAAGGAGCTGAGCAAAAGCCTG GGTTTCCTGGTGAGATGTCCCTGGGTATGGGAAGAGGAAACCAAGTGCTGCCAGTGGctgccactgccctgggcacccccagGATGGCTGCCATAAGCgagcagctggcagagggtGAGGAGGCATCGGACACGAGCCTGCACG GTTCCAACGTGGCAGGCTTGCTCCAGAGtgtccagcagctgctggtgcagatCCTGCAGACGTCACGTCAGCAGCAGGCGCTGCTGGAGAGCCTGGCCAGCGACACCGTCTCCCATCTCCATCTCCTCTCCCACAGCCTGGTGCGGGTGGGTGAGACCTtgcaccagctcctgctccgTCCACAgacccaccccagcccccttgGCCACTACGTCCCTCATGTGCCCCTTTTCGAGGGTGGCCCTGGGGAGCCTTGCTCTGCCAGCACTCCCCACACCTCCTCAGATCACAAAGAGGAGCCTCGGGCatcccctgctgctggctgcacccCTCCATGA
- the LOC130143126 gene encoding uncharacterized protein LOC130143126 isoform X2, with protein MPRGRAWTQAEVSSLLALVGGSGEAALLMASTSRPNEALWREISRELTAAGYRRSVAQCRSKWKALKQAFHSEREKRRRAGHHSPRLPPHYRAMKSIWKAAGQPVFGERRMPDLVKQPPRKHRSAHATCSPSSPKSPEQDVGEDAAGILLSPLLQCVKAKTENASGDHIAGMPPAPPAMPHASHCFPLLPLLGCHTALKQEGAEQKPGFPGEMSLGMGRGNQVLPVAATALGTPRMAAISEQLAEGEEASDTSLHGSNVAGLLQSVQQLLVQILQTSRQQQALLESLASDTVSHLHLLSHSLVRVGETLHQLLLRPQTHPSPLGHYVPHVPLFEGGPGEPCSASTPHTSSDHKEEPRASPAAGCTPP; from the exons ATGCCCCGCGGGCGAGCCTGGACGCAGGCGGAGGTCAGCAGCCTCCTGGCGCTGGTGGGGGGCTCGGGGGAGGCCGCCCTGCTCATGGCCTCCACGTCGCGACCCAACGAGGCTCTGTGGCGGGAGATCTCCCGGGAGCTGACGGCAGCCGGATACAGGCGCAGCGTGGCCCAGTGCCGGTCCAAGTGGAAGGCACTCAAGCAGGCTTTCCACTCCGAGCGGGAGAAGCGCCGGAGGGCAGGACACCACTCGCCCCGTCTGCCCCCACACTACCGAGCCATGAAGAGCATCTGGAAGGCAGCCGGGCAGCCCGTCTTCGGGGAGCGGAGGATGCCAG aCCTGGTGAAGCAGCCCCCCAGGAAGCACAGGTCAGCCCATGCTACCTGCTCTCCATCCTCACCCAAATCACCAG AGCAAGATGTTGGCGAGGATGCTGCGGGCATACTGCTGTCCCCGCTGCTGCAGTGTGTGAAGGCCAAGACAGAGAACG CCAGTGGGGACCACATCGCTGGAATGCCGCCTGCTCCCCCTGCCATGCCAC ATGCCAGTCACtgtttccctctgcttcccctcctGG GCTGTCACACTGCCCTGAAGCAGGAAGGAGCTGAGCAAAAGCCTG GGTTTCCTGGTGAGATGTCCCTGGGTATGGGAAGAGGAAACCAAGTGCTGCCAGTGGctgccactgccctgggcacccccagGATGGCTGCCATAAGCgagcagctggcagagggtGAGGAGGCATCGGACACGAGCCTGCACG GTTCCAACGTGGCAGGCTTGCTCCAGAGtgtccagcagctgctggtgcagatCCTGCAGACGTCACGTCAGCAGCAGGCGCTGCTGGAGAGCCTGGCCAGCGACACCGTCTCCCATCTCCATCTCCTCTCCCACAGCCTGGTGCGGGTGGGTGAGACCTtgcaccagctcctgctccgTCCACAgacccaccccagcccccttgGCCACTACGTCCCTCATGTGCCCCTTTTCGAGGGTGGCCCTGGGGAGCCTTGCTCTGCCAGCACTCCCCACACCTCCTCAGATCACAAAGAGGAGCCTCGGGCatcccctgctgctggctgcacccCTCCATGA
- the LOC130143126 gene encoding uncharacterized protein LOC130143126 isoform X3: MPRGRAWTQAEVSSLLALVGGSGEAALLMASTSRPNEALWREISRELTAAGYRRSVAQCRSKWKALKQAFHSEREKRRRAGHHSPRLPPHYRAMKSIWKAAGQPVFGERRMPDLVKQPPRKHRSAHATCSPSSPKSPEQDVGEDAAGILLSPLLQCVKAKTENAASGDHIAGMPPAPPAMPHASHCFPLLPLLGCHTALKQEGAEQKPGSNVAGLLQSVQQLLVQILQTSRQQQALLESLASDTVSHLHLLSHSLVRVGETLHQLLLRPQTHPSPLGHYVPHVPLFEGGPGEPCSASTPHTSSDHKEEPRASPAAGCTPP, from the exons ATGCCCCGCGGGCGAGCCTGGACGCAGGCGGAGGTCAGCAGCCTCCTGGCGCTGGTGGGGGGCTCGGGGGAGGCCGCCCTGCTCATGGCCTCCACGTCGCGACCCAACGAGGCTCTGTGGCGGGAGATCTCCCGGGAGCTGACGGCAGCCGGATACAGGCGCAGCGTGGCCCAGTGCCGGTCCAAGTGGAAGGCACTCAAGCAGGCTTTCCACTCCGAGCGGGAGAAGCGCCGGAGGGCAGGACACCACTCGCCCCGTCTGCCCCCACACTACCGAGCCATGAAGAGCATCTGGAAGGCAGCCGGGCAGCCCGTCTTCGGGGAGCGGAGGATGCCAG aCCTGGTGAAGCAGCCCCCCAGGAAGCACAGGTCAGCCCATGCTACCTGCTCTCCATCCTCACCCAAATCACCAG AGCAAGATGTTGGCGAGGATGCTGCGGGCATACTGCTGTCCCCGCTGCTGCAGTGTGTGAAGGCCAAGACAGAGAACG CAGCCAGTGGGGACCACATCGCTGGAATGCCGCCTGCTCCCCCTGCCATGCCAC ATGCCAGTCACtgtttccctctgcttcccctcctGG GCTGTCACACTGCCCTGAAGCAGGAAGGAGCTGAGCAAAAGCCTG GTTCCAACGTGGCAGGCTTGCTCCAGAGtgtccagcagctgctggtgcagatCCTGCAGACGTCACGTCAGCAGCAGGCGCTGCTGGAGAGCCTGGCCAGCGACACCGTCTCCCATCTCCATCTCCTCTCCCACAGCCTGGTGCGGGTGGGTGAGACCTtgcaccagctcctgctccgTCCACAgacccaccccagcccccttgGCCACTACGTCCCTCATGTGCCCCTTTTCGAGGGTGGCCCTGGGGAGCCTTGCTCTGCCAGCACTCCCCACACCTCCTCAGATCACAAAGAGGAGCCTCGGGCatcccctgctgctggctgcacccCTCCATGA
- the LOC130142206 gene encoding killer cell lectin-like receptor subfamily G member 1, which produces LSAPQQPVRLPWCWAALSLALLSLLLLLAQVIVTSLSFHNLQQASCTHGPWSMDKSPSYGQQMLQGRCQFCPAGWLWDAGQCYYFSSAKKSWEQSREECCSRGAQLVIIRANTTLAFLVRTANMEVFHVGLKRDGSRSDWKWLDGTPLKGLFPIRRSTSSFLACGRVSGLGLSGGLCGEALGWVCARSAATLQWLRSSPPAFFWGNTTYICAGL; this is translated from the exons CTCTCAGCTCCTCAGCAGCCGGTGCggctgccctggtgctgggcagccctCAGCCTGGCTCTCCTCtcgctgctgctcctgctggcacAAGTCATCGTCACCAGTCTGAGCTTCCACA ATTTACAGCAGGCAAGCTGCACCCATGGTCCCTGGAGCATGGACAAGAGTCCCAGCTACGGGCAACAGATGCTGCAAG GGCGATGCCAGTtctgcccagctggctggctcTGGGATGCAGGGCAGTGCTACTACTTCTCCTCTGCCAAaaagagctgggagcagagcagagaggaatgCTGCTCCAGAGGGGCACAGCTGGTCATCATCCGAGCCAACACCACCCTG GCTTTCCTGGTGCGCACAGCCAACATGGAGGTCTTCCACGTGGGGCTGAAACGGGATGGCTCCAGGTCTGACTGGAAGTGGCTGGATGGCACCCCACTGAAAGG GCTCTTCCCAATCCGGCGTTCCACCAGCTCCTTCCTGGCCTGCGGCAGAGTGTCAGGCTTGGGGCTGTCGGGTGGTCTGTGTGGGGAAGCCCTCGGCTGGGTCTGTGCGAGGAGTGCAGCCACCCTGCAGTGGCTCCGGTCCTCGCCCCCTGCCTTCTTCTGGGGAAACACCACCTACATCTGTGCAGGGCTCTGA